In Methanobacterium formicicum, the following are encoded in one genomic region:
- a CDS encoding rhodanese-like domain-containing protein, producing the protein MGEFITITPESARELIEKEPEITILDIRPNADFKREHIPGAVNLDYDGHQFQSKVEKLDKNQPYIIYCKSGVRGGYFLEKMRESGFVGA; encoded by the coding sequence ATGGGAGAGTTCATTACCATAACCCCGGAAAGTGCCCGGGAATTAATTGAAAAGGAACCAGAGATCACCATACTGGATATACGGCCCAATGCAGATTTTAAGAGGGAACATATTCCCGGGGCAGTGAACCTGGATTACGATGGTCACCAATTTCAGAGTAAAGTGGAAAAACTGGATAAAAACCAGCCCTACATCATTTACTGCAAGAGCGGGGTTAGAGGTGGTTACTTCCTGGAAAAAATGAGGGAATCTGGCTTTGTGGGGGCTTAG